In Alteribacter lacisalsi, a genomic segment contains:
- the rpsP gene encoding 30S ribosomal protein S16, producing the protein MAVKIRLKRMGAKKSPFYRVVVADSRSPRDGRFIEEIGTYNPLVNPVKFDVNEEKALKWMGEGAKPSDTVRNLFSNVGLMEKFHNAKNAK; encoded by the coding sequence ATGGCAGTTAAAATTCGTCTTAAGCGTATGGGAGCTAAGAAATCTCCTTTCTACCGCGTAGTTGTTGCTGATTCACGTTCTCCACGTGATGGCCGCTTCATCGAGGAGATCGGAACATATAACCCTTTAGTAAACCCTGTTAAGTTCGACGTGAATGAAGAAAAAGCGTTGAAATGGATGGGAGAAGGCGCAAAGCCTTCCGACACTGTTCGTAACCTTTTCTCAAACGTTGGCTTGATGGAAAAGTTTCACAATGCGAAAAACGCAAAGTAA
- the ffh gene encoding signal recognition particle protein: MAFEGLAERLQGTLNKIRGKGKVSEADVKVMMREVRLALLEADVNFKVVKDFIARVKERAVGQEVLESLTPGQQVVKVVNEELTALMGGEQSKIATAQKPPTVVMMVGLQGAGKTTTTGKLANHLRKKHNRNPLMVAADIYRPAAIKQLETLGKQLNMPVFSMGDQVSPVEIARNAIAKAKEDHHDYVLIDTAGRLHIDEELMSELDDVKELAKPDEILLVIDAMTGQDAVNVAESFNERLGITGAVLTKLDGDTRGGAALSVRAVTGTPIKFAGMGEKTDALEPFHPERMASRILGMGDVLTLIEKAQTNVDEERAKELERKMRTNELTFDDFLEQLAQVRSMGPLDELLNMMPGAGKMKGLKNVQVDEKQIGQIEAIVRSMTKAEKEDPSILNASRRRRIAKGSGTSIQDVNRLIKQFGEMKKMMKQMSGMQKGKKKGGMGGMKFPFM; the protein is encoded by the coding sequence ATGGCATTTGAAGGACTGGCGGAGCGGCTCCAGGGGACTTTAAATAAAATCCGCGGCAAAGGGAAGGTATCAGAGGCTGACGTTAAAGTGATGATGCGTGAAGTCAGACTGGCTCTTCTTGAAGCGGATGTTAACTTTAAAGTCGTCAAGGATTTTATCGCCCGTGTAAAGGAAAGGGCTGTAGGGCAGGAAGTACTCGAGTCCCTCACACCCGGACAGCAGGTTGTAAAAGTAGTAAATGAAGAGCTGACCGCACTTATGGGCGGGGAGCAGAGTAAAATTGCAACAGCGCAGAAACCGCCGACCGTGGTCATGATGGTCGGACTTCAGGGTGCCGGTAAGACGACAACAACCGGAAAGCTTGCCAACCATCTGCGTAAAAAGCACAACCGGAACCCGTTGATGGTGGCTGCCGATATTTATCGTCCAGCCGCAATTAAGCAGCTTGAAACTCTTGGGAAACAGCTGAATATGCCTGTCTTCTCAATGGGAGACCAGGTAAGCCCGGTAGAAATTGCGCGAAATGCCATTGCAAAAGCAAAGGAAGACCATCACGATTATGTTCTGATTGATACAGCAGGCCGTCTGCATATTGATGAGGAACTGATGAGTGAACTCGATGATGTGAAAGAACTGGCCAAGCCTGACGAAATTCTGCTTGTGATCGATGCGATGACAGGTCAGGATGCGGTTAATGTGGCAGAGAGCTTCAACGAACGTCTCGGCATAACCGGGGCTGTTCTTACCAAGCTTGACGGAGATACCCGCGGCGGTGCGGCACTGAGTGTCAGAGCCGTGACGGGAACCCCGATTAAATTTGCCGGGATGGGTGAGAAGACCGATGCCCTTGAACCATTCCATCCTGAACGGATGGCGTCACGGATTCTCGGGATGGGTGACGTTCTTACCCTGATTGAAAAAGCCCAGACCAATGTTGACGAAGAACGTGCAAAAGAGCTTGAGCGTAAAATGAGAACCAATGAGCTTACCTTCGATGACTTTTTGGAACAGCTCGCACAGGTAAGGAGCATGGGGCCTCTTGATGAACTTCTCAACATGATGCCTGGTGCCGGGAAAATGAAGGGGCTGAAAAACGTCCAGGTCGATGAAAAACAGATCGGCCAGATTGAAGCGATCGTCCGTTCGATGACGAAAGCGGAAAAAGAAGATCCGTCTATCCTGAATGCAAGCCGCAGAAGACGGATTGCCAAAGGAAGCGGGACGTCTATTCAGGATGTTAACCGCCTGATTAAACAGTTTGGCGAAATGAAAAAGATGATGAAGCAGATGTCCGGCATGCAGAAAGGCAAGAAAAAGGGCGGCATGGGTGGCATGAAGTTTCCGTTTATGTAG
- the acpP gene encoding acyl carrier protein has translation MAATLDRIAKIVSERLGVDEAEVKPEATFKEDLGADSLDVVELVMELEDEFDLEISDEDAEKIATVGDVITYIDNQK, from the coding sequence ATGGCAGCGACACTTGATAGAATCGCCAAAATCGTTTCCGAGCGTCTTGGAGTTGACGAAGCTGAGGTAAAACCTGAAGCAACGTTCAAAGAAGACCTTGGTGCAGACTCCTTGGATGTAGTAGAACTCGTTATGGAACTTGAAGACGAGTTTGATCTTGAAATTTCCGATGAAGATGCTGAAAAAATTGCTACTGTTGGTGATGTGATCACTTACATAGACAATCAAAAATAA
- a CDS encoding DUF1128 domain-containing protein: MKNEERINEMLDDIKGKLQIVNAGAIKAKDFDLEKFDDLEEVHAHVMSRNSFSVNEMDAIVSELGQMRK; the protein is encoded by the coding sequence ATGAAAAACGAAGAGCGCATCAATGAAATGCTTGATGATATTAAAGGGAAGCTTCAGATCGTGAATGCAGGGGCCATTAAAGCGAAAGATTTTGACCTCGAGAAGTTCGATGACCTTGAGGAAGTTCACGCTCACGTGATGAGCCGTAACAGCTTCAGCGTGAATGAAATGGATGCCATTGTATCCGAACTGGGCCAAATGAGAAAATAA
- the ftsY gene encoding signal recognition particle-docking protein FtsY, with amino-acid sequence MSFFKKLKDKITNQTETVTTKFKDGLSKTRDSFVGQMNELVKDYRKVDEEFFEELEDILISADVGVNTVMQLIDELKDEARRRNISQAEDIQPVISEKLAEMLQKEEDESELNMQKNAMTVILFVGVNGVGKTTTIGKMAHKFREEGKKVVLAAGDTFRAGAIEQLEVWGERAGVDVVKQQAGSDPAAVMYDAVQSAKSKGADVLLCDTAGRLQNKVNLMNELEKVKRVISREIPDAPHEVLLVLDATTGQNAMSQAKTFSKSTDVSGIVLTKLDGTAKGGIVLAIRNELDIPVKFVGLGEGMDDLQQFQADQYVHGLFADVLHEAEEAAAERE; translated from the coding sequence ATGAGCTTTTTTAAAAAACTTAAAGATAAGATTACGAATCAGACAGAAACAGTCACGACGAAATTTAAGGATGGTCTTTCAAAAACCCGCGATTCTTTCGTCGGCCAGATGAATGAACTCGTCAAAGATTACCGGAAAGTGGACGAGGAATTTTTTGAGGAACTGGAAGACATCCTTATTTCAGCCGATGTAGGTGTCAACACCGTGATGCAGCTGATCGATGAGCTTAAAGACGAAGCCCGGAGAAGAAATATCAGCCAGGCAGAAGACATTCAGCCGGTCATTTCCGAAAAACTGGCAGAAATGCTCCAGAAAGAAGAGGATGAGAGCGAGCTTAATATGCAGAAAAATGCCATGACTGTCATCCTTTTTGTCGGTGTGAACGGCGTTGGAAAAACGACCACAATCGGAAAGATGGCCCATAAGTTCCGTGAAGAAGGTAAAAAGGTCGTCCTTGCTGCCGGGGACACCTTCCGTGCCGGAGCCATTGAACAGCTTGAAGTCTGGGGGGAGCGCGCAGGTGTGGACGTCGTGAAGCAGCAGGCGGGATCAGATCCTGCAGCCGTCATGTATGATGCTGTTCAGTCCGCAAAGTCAAAAGGAGCAGACGTCCTGCTCTGTGATACGGCAGGCCGGCTTCAGAACAAAGTTAATCTGATGAACGAACTGGAAAAGGTCAAGCGGGTCATCAGCCGGGAAATCCCAGATGCACCGCACGAAGTGCTGCTTGTTCTCGATGCCACCACCGGCCAGAACGCTATGAGCCAGGCAAAAACGTTCTCGAAGTCGACAGACGTATCAGGAATCGTTCTGACAAAACTCGACGGCACCGCCAAAGGGGGAATCGTCCTGGCAATCCGCAATGAACTGGACATCCCGGTTAAATTTGTCGGCCTCGGTGAGGGTATGGATGATCTTCAGCAGTTTCAGGCTGATCAGTATGTCCATGGGCTTTTTGCTGATGTTCTTCATGAAGCAGAAGAAGCCGCCGCTGAAAGAGAGTGA
- the smc gene encoding chromosome segregation protein SMC, with product MFLKRLDLIGFKSFADRLSIDFVSGVTAVVGPNGSGKSNISDGIRWVLGEQSAKNLRGGKMEDIIFSGTDTRKPLNMAEITLTLNNENQHLAIDYSEVSVTRRVYRSGESEYLINNQTCRLRDIIDLFMDSGLGKESFSIIGQGRIEEILSSKPEERRKIFEEAAGVLKYKNRKVKSEKKLADTQDNLNRVDDILHELHGQVGPLREQADIARDYLERKAELKEVETGLIVKEIEELHQRWTAEKNNLASFRQKEEALQSDAQIKEKAAEQCKSDIHEFDESIQKLQDILLTASEDLEKKEGQKQVWHERKRNFTKNREQFKDEIERLKEQSMELAEKVSKRQSDADSAAEKLSFTQKSLKQDREKLHRLSGNHEDEVEQLKADYIEFLNEAAALKNEKRYLEDQLSKQSFKENRLETDNKGLLEKRTQLTEKQSLSSKALEEIRKKLEAAADSFREQQSSLEKSEALYRKKEALLYEAYRHVEQLRSKKDVLEDMQNDYAGFFQGVKEILKERDRTFSGIEGAVAELIDVKKEYETAIETALGASQQHVVVADEATGRKAISWLKQKHLGRATFLPMDVIRPRNLSESDRSQLQQAQGFEGVAKDLVDYDPRYENVAAQLLGNVIVATGMKEANGIARLLRYRYRIVTLEGDVINPGGAMTGGSANRKKSQLLGRQQELERLSDKLSKLEQESNMLRQEVEARKEEIAELRRSLNSKRSEGEVLREQEHEEKDRLREAEMAIANLNERLRIYDQEKNEFARERSERESRFAELDSRIAEAETETVRLNEKIQNAKTIQAEQAVSKETLQKAVTEGQIQETKEQEQLHYLEETLRSLRDSYNSVTGELNAKQQEYDQLSTEIDSQADDGVTLEQLIEKRRNEKQNTIRLIARQKSERLNLQQELDDTERELKEQKRLVKQMSDAVRETEVAVNRTDVELDNRLKKLEGEYELTYEAAKAHHAIELSIEEARTRVKLIKLSIEELGSVNIGAIDEYERIRERYDFLLSQKEDLESAKATLMQIISEMDEEMIRRFSESFEKIQEHFQDVFVQLFGGGRAGLVLTEPDNLLTSGVDIVAQPPGKKLQNLGLLSGGERALTAIALLFAILQTRPVPFCVLDEVEAALDDANVARFAQYLKEFSGKTQFIVVTHRKGTMEEADVLYGVTMQESGVSKLVSVRMEETEALVGAN from the coding sequence TTGTTTTTAAAACGACTCGACCTGATCGGCTTTAAATCATTTGCCGACAGGCTTTCGATTGATTTTGTTTCCGGTGTGACCGCAGTAGTCGGCCCAAACGGAAGCGGCAAAAGCAACATTTCCGATGGAATCCGGTGGGTGCTTGGCGAACAGTCAGCCAAAAATCTCCGCGGAGGAAAAATGGAAGATATCATTTTTTCCGGAACCGACACGAGAAAACCGCTGAATATGGCGGAAATTACCCTTACCTTAAATAACGAAAATCAGCACCTGGCGATCGACTACAGTGAAGTAAGCGTCACAAGACGTGTGTACCGCTCAGGTGAAAGTGAGTATCTTATAAATAACCAGACGTGCAGGCTCAGAGATATTATCGATCTGTTTATGGACTCGGGTCTTGGAAAAGAATCTTTTTCCATTATCGGCCAGGGAAGGATCGAAGAGATTCTGAGCAGTAAACCGGAGGAACGAAGAAAAATCTTTGAAGAGGCTGCCGGTGTACTAAAATACAAGAACCGCAAAGTGAAATCAGAGAAAAAGCTTGCAGATACACAGGACAACCTGAACAGAGTGGACGATATTCTCCATGAGCTGCACGGTCAGGTTGGACCGCTCAGGGAGCAGGCCGATATTGCAAGGGACTATCTGGAACGTAAAGCTGAGCTGAAAGAAGTGGAAACCGGTCTGATCGTTAAAGAAATTGAAGAACTTCATCAAAGATGGACCGCTGAAAAGAATAATCTCGCTTCCTTCAGACAGAAAGAGGAAGCGCTGCAGTCTGATGCTCAGATTAAAGAAAAAGCGGCCGAGCAGTGCAAGAGTGATATCCATGAATTTGACGAGTCCATTCAGAAACTTCAGGATATCCTGCTTACGGCAAGTGAGGATCTTGAAAAGAAAGAAGGACAGAAGCAGGTCTGGCACGAACGGAAGAGGAACTTCACAAAAAACCGTGAACAGTTTAAGGACGAGATTGAACGTCTGAAAGAGCAGAGCATGGAACTGGCTGAAAAAGTGTCAAAGCGCCAGTCAGATGCAGACAGCGCAGCAGAAAAGCTGTCATTCACACAGAAAAGTCTGAAGCAGGACAGGGAAAAGCTGCACCGGCTGAGCGGGAACCATGAAGACGAGGTTGAACAGCTGAAGGCTGACTACATAGAGTTTCTGAACGAAGCCGCAGCACTCAAAAATGAAAAACGGTACCTTGAAGACCAGCTCTCTAAACAGTCTTTTAAAGAAAACAGGCTTGAGACTGATAATAAAGGTCTGCTTGAAAAGAGAACACAATTAACTGAAAAGCAGTCTTTAAGTTCAAAAGCTCTCGAAGAAATCCGCAAAAAGCTGGAAGCTGCTGCCGATTCGTTCAGGGAGCAGCAGTCCAGTCTTGAAAAGAGCGAAGCCCTTTACCGTAAGAAAGAAGCCCTCCTCTATGAAGCATACCGTCACGTGGAACAGCTCCGTTCCAAAAAAGACGTCCTTGAAGACATGCAGAATGACTATGCCGGTTTCTTTCAGGGGGTAAAGGAAATTCTTAAAGAGCGAGACCGTACATTTTCAGGAATTGAAGGTGCGGTGGCAGAGTTGATTGACGTGAAAAAAGAGTACGAAACCGCCATTGAAACGGCGCTGGGTGCTTCCCAGCAGCACGTGGTTGTTGCGGACGAAGCGACGGGAAGAAAGGCGATTTCCTGGCTCAAACAAAAACACCTCGGCAGAGCAACGTTTCTTCCTATGGACGTGATCAGGCCCCGGAACCTTAGTGAAAGCGACCGTTCACAGCTTCAACAGGCACAGGGGTTTGAAGGTGTGGCAAAAGACCTGGTCGACTATGATCCCCGGTATGAAAATGTCGCGGCACAGCTGCTCGGGAATGTGATTGTGGCCACGGGAATGAAAGAGGCAAACGGTATTGCCAGGCTGCTGCGTTACCGCTACCGGATCGTCACGCTGGAAGGCGACGTAATTAATCCCGGGGGAGCTATGACAGGCGGAAGTGCAAACCGGAAAAAATCGCAGCTGCTTGGAAGACAGCAGGAGCTTGAGCGGCTGTCCGATAAGCTTTCAAAGCTTGAGCAGGAATCCAACATGCTCCGCCAGGAAGTTGAAGCCCGGAAAGAAGAAATCGCAGAGCTCAGAAGATCCCTGAACAGCAAGAGATCCGAGGGAGAAGTGTTAAGGGAACAAGAGCATGAAGAGAAGGACCGTCTTAGGGAAGCGGAGATGGCGATTGCGAATCTGAATGAGCGCCTCCGGATTTATGACCAGGAGAAAAACGAATTCGCAAGGGAGCGCTCGGAACGGGAATCGCGCTTTGCAGAGCTTGATTCAAGGATTGCTGAAGCCGAGACGGAAACCGTGAGGCTCAATGAAAAAATTCAGAACGCCAAAACCATTCAGGCTGAACAGGCGGTTTCAAAGGAAACGCTCCAGAAAGCTGTGACTGAAGGTCAGATTCAGGAGACGAAGGAGCAGGAACAGCTTCACTATCTTGAAGAAACACTCCGTTCGCTTCGGGATTCCTATAACTCCGTCACTGGTGAACTGAATGCTAAACAGCAGGAATATGACCAACTGAGTACCGAAATTGATTCCCAGGCTGATGATGGGGTGACTCTGGAGCAGCTGATTGAAAAACGGAGAAACGAAAAGCAGAACACGATTAGACTGATTGCCAGACAAAAATCAGAACGACTAAACCTTCAGCAGGAACTTGATGATACAGAACGGGAATTAAAAGAGCAGAAGCGGCTCGTGAAACAGATGAGCGATGCTGTCAGGGAAACTGAAGTGGCAGTAAACCGCACAGATGTGGAACTGGACAACCGGCTTAAAAAGCTTGAAGGTGAGTATGAACTCACCTATGAAGCTGCGAAGGCTCACCATGCTATTGAACTGTCCATAGAAGAGGCCCGTACGAGAGTAAAACTGATTAAGCTTAGTATAGAGGAACTGGGTTCCGTAAACATTGGCGCCATTGACGAATACGAGAGAATCAGGGAGCGCTATGATTTCCTTCTCAGCCAGAAAGAAGATCTGGAGTCGGCCAAGGCGACGCTAATGCAGATCATTAGTGAGATGGATGAAGAGATGATCCGGCGCTTCAGTGAATCTTTTGAAAAAATCCAGGAGCACTTCCAGGATGTCTTCGTCCAGCTTTTTGGAGGCGGCCGTGCCGGGCTGGTATTAACGGAGCCGGACAACCTGCTGACATCGGGAGTGGATATCGTCGCCCAGCCGCCCGGGAAAAAACTGCAGAACCTTGGTCTCCTGTCAGGCGGGGAGAGGGCTCTTACGGCAATCGCACTTCTGTTCGCGATACTTCAGACGCGGCCTGTTCCTTTCTGCGTTCTTGATGAAGTTGAGGCTGCACTTGACGATGCCAATGTGGCCCGCTTCGCCCAGTACCTTAAGGAATTCAGCGGGAAGACCCAGTTTATTGTTGTGACACACCGTAAAGGAACGATGGAAGAAGCGGATGTTCTCTACGGTGTGACTATGCAGGAATCAGGCGTGTCCAAACTTGTAAGTGTACGAATGGAAGAGACAGAAGCCCTAGTCGGCGCAAACTGA
- the fabG gene encoding 3-oxoacyl-[acyl-carrier-protein] reductase: MQFEGQNALVTGASRGIGREIAIHLAKNGANVAINYAGREDRALETAKECESYGVKAITVQANVADGKDVQDMVKVVLAEFGSLEILVNNAGITKDGLIMRMKEEDFESVIDINLKGVFNCSKAVTRQMMKQRYGRIINISSVVGVLGNAGQANYVASKAGVIGLTKSMARELANRNIQVNAVAPGFIETDMTDALSEDVKEAMLGQIPLGKLGSASDVAQVVTFLAGEGAGYMTGQTLHVDGGMVM; encoded by the coding sequence ATGCAGTTTGAAGGACAAAATGCCCTTGTTACAGGTGCCTCCAGAGGAATCGGAAGAGAAATTGCCATTCATCTTGCTAAAAACGGTGCAAACGTGGCGATTAACTATGCCGGACGCGAAGACCGTGCTCTTGAAACAGCGAAAGAGTGCGAAAGTTATGGGGTAAAAGCCATTACAGTTCAGGCAAACGTGGCTGACGGCAAAGACGTTCAGGATATGGTAAAAGTCGTTCTCGCTGAATTCGGTTCTCTTGAAATCCTCGTTAACAATGCCGGGATTACTAAAGACGGTCTGATCATGAGAATGAAAGAAGAAGATTTTGAATCTGTCATTGATATCAACCTCAAAGGCGTGTTTAACTGTTCAAAAGCCGTGACCCGCCAGATGATGAAGCAGCGCTACGGCCGGATCATTAACATTTCCTCTGTCGTAGGGGTTCTCGGTAATGCCGGGCAGGCAAACTATGTGGCGAGTAAAGCTGGCGTGATCGGGCTTACAAAGTCCATGGCACGGGAGCTTGCGAACCGTAATATTCAGGTAAATGCTGTTGCACCGGGATTTATTGAAACGGACATGACTGACGCGCTCAGTGAGGATGTGAAAGAAGCCATGCTCGGCCAGATTCCACTTGGAAAACTCGGGTCTGCATCCGATGTGGCGCAGGTGGTTACATTCCTGGCGGGTGAAGGGGCAGGCTATATGACAGGCCAGACACTGCACGTGGACGGCGGCATGGTAATGTAG
- the rnc gene encoding ribonuclease III: MQQSRKVRRKGLKRQPKKIQMSKAQKMQYKQFLRSLGFEFENEDLFIQAFTHSSYVNEHRIRPHDDNERLEFLGDAVLELAISQFLFKTFDTMSEGEMTKLRAAIVCEPSLARFAGDLHFGEHVLLGKGEEMTGGRTRPALLADVFESFVGALYLDQGLEAVYVFLEKHVYPKIKQGAFSHMMDFKSQLQEFIQREGHGQVQYRIVHEKGPAHCREFVSEVWLEEESLGTGTGRSKKEAEQHAAQQALEKLNKDEA, encoded by the coding sequence ATGCAACAGTCGCGAAAAGTCCGAAGAAAAGGGTTGAAACGGCAGCCAAAAAAAATTCAGATGTCAAAAGCACAAAAGATGCAGTATAAGCAGTTTCTCCGGTCACTCGGGTTTGAATTTGAAAACGAGGATTTGTTTATTCAGGCTTTTACCCATTCATCCTACGTAAATGAACACCGGATTCGTCCCCATGACGATAATGAAAGACTTGAGTTTTTAGGCGATGCGGTTTTGGAATTGGCCATCTCGCAATTTCTGTTTAAGACCTTTGACACGATGAGTGAAGGTGAGATGACCAAACTCAGAGCTGCCATCGTATGTGAACCCTCTCTTGCAAGGTTTGCAGGTGATCTTCACTTTGGGGAGCACGTTCTTCTCGGAAAAGGGGAGGAGATGACCGGAGGCAGAACGAGACCGGCCCTTCTGGCAGATGTGTTCGAATCATTTGTCGGGGCCCTTTATCTTGATCAGGGTCTTGAGGCCGTCTACGTGTTTCTGGAGAAACATGTCTACCCTAAAATCAAACAGGGTGCATTTTCCCATATGATGGACTTTAAAAGCCAGCTGCAGGAATTTATTCAAAGAGAAGGCCATGGTCAGGTTCAATACCGGATCGTCCATGAAAAAGGTCCTGCGCACTGCAGGGAGTTTGTGAGTGAGGTCTGGCTTGAAGAAGAAAGTCTCGGTACCGGTACCGGCCGTTCCAAAAAAGAAGCCGAACAGCACGCAGCCCAGCAGGCGCTGGAAAAGCTCAACAAAGATGAGGCCTGA
- the fabD gene encoding ACP S-malonyltransferase, which produces MGKTAVLFPGQGSQKTGMGQELAENFEKAKKVFAEADEALGFSLSSMIFEGTEEALRRTENTQPALLTTSIAIWEVLKEKGVSADFAAGHSLGEYSALVAAGSLSFTEACRAVRTRGQLMEEAVPQGQGTMAAVLGMDRDELDAITKKISAETGSVQAANYNCPGQIVISGSAEGVKEASAALKEAGAKRVLPLNVSGPFHSELMKPAAGKMKEKLAELSFQNPEMPVIANVTARPVNDGEEIEQLLYEQIYSPVLWEDTIRTLDSEGVDTFIEAGPGKVLSGLVKKINRRAKVLPVFDEETLESALKVLEEGK; this is translated from the coding sequence ATGGGTAAAACAGCTGTTCTGTTTCCGGGACAGGGGTCCCAGAAAACAGGTATGGGTCAGGAACTTGCTGAAAACTTCGAGAAGGCGAAAAAGGTATTTGCCGAAGCGGATGAAGCACTCGGGTTTTCACTGTCCAGCATGATCTTTGAAGGAACCGAAGAGGCACTCAGACGTACAGAAAATACACAGCCTGCACTGCTGACAACAAGTATAGCCATTTGGGAAGTGCTGAAGGAAAAGGGTGTATCAGCGGATTTCGCTGCAGGACACAGCCTTGGAGAATATTCGGCGCTTGTCGCTGCCGGAAGTCTCTCGTTCACTGAAGCCTGCCGCGCTGTGCGCACACGTGGCCAGCTCATGGAGGAAGCCGTTCCTCAAGGGCAGGGTACGATGGCTGCGGTCCTTGGAATGGACCGGGATGAACTGGATGCGATTACCAAAAAAATATCCGCCGAAACAGGTTCTGTCCAGGCAGCCAACTATAACTGTCCCGGCCAGATTGTAATTTCCGGATCTGCCGAAGGTGTAAAAGAAGCATCTGCTGCTCTTAAGGAAGCTGGTGCCAAGCGTGTTCTTCCTTTGAATGTAAGCGGTCCGTTTCATTCAGAACTGATGAAACCTGCGGCAGGAAAAATGAAAGAAAAGCTTGCAGAACTGTCTTTTCAAAACCCTGAAATGCCGGTCATTGCAAATGTAACCGCACGTCCGGTAAACGATGGAGAAGAGATCGAGCAGCTTCTATACGAGCAGATCTATTCCCCTGTCCTATGGGAGGATACAATTCGCACCCTTGATTCAGAAGGTGTGGATACGTTTATCGAAGCGGGACCGGGCAAGGTGCTCAGCGGTCTTGTTAAGAAAATCAACCGCCGAGCCAAAGTGCTTCCTGTATTCGACGAAGAAACACTCGAGTCAGCACTGAAAGTATTAGAGGAGGGGAAATAA
- the plsX gene encoding phosphate acyltransferase PlsX: MKLAIDAMGGDHAPQAIIEGVEQALREYSDLKVTLFGDKEQIEQYIIQGDRVEIEHTDETISSDDSPVRAVRRKKNSSMVRAVQAVKDGQADACISAGNTGAYMTAGLLVVGRIKGIERPALSPMLPTLGGEGFLLLDVGANMDAKPSHLVQYGMMGSIYMQKVRGVAKPRVGLLNVGGEAGKGNDLTKQVYQQLQQTDLNFIGNVEARDLLNGAADVVVCDGFSGNLVLKSIEGTALSIFSLLKEELTSSLKNKLAAGVLKPSFKQIKMKLDYSEYGGAGLFGLNAPVIKAHGSSDARGIFSAVRQARTMHNENVVDLITDEIRSDKGELADG; encoded by the coding sequence ATGAAACTTGCGATCGATGCCATGGGCGGTGACCACGCCCCGCAGGCAATCATAGAAGGAGTAGAGCAGGCACTCCGGGAATACAGCGATCTGAAGGTTACGCTATTTGGCGATAAAGAACAAATAGAGCAGTACATAATACAGGGAGACCGTGTGGAAATCGAACATACCGATGAAACAATTTCAAGTGATGACTCTCCTGTAAGAGCGGTGAGAAGGAAAAAGAATTCCTCCATGGTCAGGGCTGTTCAGGCAGTCAAGGACGGCCAGGCTGATGCGTGTATTTCAGCAGGTAACACAGGGGCCTATATGACAGCAGGTCTGCTTGTTGTTGGCCGGATTAAGGGAATAGAGAGGCCGGCGCTCTCGCCGATGCTTCCGACGCTGGGAGGAGAAGGCTTTCTCCTTCTCGATGTAGGCGCAAATATGGATGCCAAGCCGTCTCATCTGGTGCAGTACGGAATGATGGGAAGCATTTATATGCAGAAAGTACGGGGAGTGGCCAAACCGCGGGTAGGTCTGCTTAACGTAGGAGGCGAAGCCGGGAAGGGGAACGATCTGACGAAGCAGGTATATCAGCAGCTGCAGCAGACAGACCTTAACTTTATCGGTAACGTGGAAGCAAGGGATCTTCTGAACGGCGCTGCCGATGTTGTCGTATGTGACGGTTTTTCCGGCAACCTCGTACTTAAATCAATAGAAGGTACAGCTCTTTCCATCTTCTCTCTGCTGAAAGAGGAGCTGACATCTTCATTAAAGAATAAACTGGCAGCGGGTGTTCTCAAGCCCTCTTTCAAACAGATTAAAATGAAGCTGGACTATTCGGAATACGGCGGCGCAGGCTTGTTCGGCCTTAATGCACCGGTCATTAAAGCACATGGATCGTCGGATGCGAGAGGAATCTTCAGTGCTGTCCGGCAGGCAAGGACGATGCATAATGAGAATGTGGTCGATCTGATTACAGATGAGATCAGATCCGATAAGGGGGAACTTGCAGATGGGTAA
- a CDS encoding putative DNA-binding protein produces the protein MIDKTIRINYLYDFYQSLLTGKQNNYMRMYYLDDWSLGEIADHFQVSRQAVYDNIRRTEALLEEYEEKLSLFERYQERSGLMKKLRSLIEDGKDREDILRVLQKVENLE, from the coding sequence GTGATTGACAAAACCATACGAATAAATTACCTGTATGATTTTTATCAGTCCCTTCTGACCGGCAAACAGAATAATTACATGCGGATGTATTATCTGGACGACTGGTCTCTCGGGGAGATTGCCGACCACTTTCAGGTGAGCCGGCAGGCGGTATATGATAACATCAGGCGTACGGAAGCATTGCTTGAAGAATACGAAGAAAAATTATCGCTTTTTGAGCGGTATCAGGAACGGAGCGGGCTTATGAAGAAGCTCCGGTCCCTTATAGAAGACGGTAAAGATCGTGAGGACATTCTTCGCGTCCTCCAAAAGGTGGAGAATCTGGAATAA